From Actinoplanes oblitus, a single genomic window includes:
- a CDS encoding DMT family transporter, whose product MSVSAVPQNRVRPALPVVAAVVVTVTAWASAFVAIRAVHAHFAAGPLALGRLVTGAVALTVALLATRTWVRPTAREWALVAGCGVVWFGLYNVALNAAEQRLDAGTSAMLVNVGPILIALLAGAFLGEGFPRGLLLGAGVAFGGVLLIGFAGRGGAAADPVGVALCLLSAAGWAVGVTLQKPALRRLPALQVTQMACVVGMLTTLPFAGGLAHDLRSATAGSIAGVLYLGLVPTALAFGTWAYALSRMNAGRLGVTTYLVPPLTILLAWPLLSETPHVLALVGGAIALAGVALARRR is encoded by the coding sequence ATGTCCGTCTCCGCTGTCCCTCAGAACCGTGTCCGCCCCGCCCTGCCGGTGGTCGCCGCGGTCGTGGTCACCGTCACCGCCTGGGCCTCCGCCTTCGTGGCGATCCGCGCCGTGCACGCCCACTTCGCGGCCGGCCCGCTCGCCCTGGGCCGGCTGGTCACCGGCGCGGTGGCGCTGACCGTGGCGCTGCTCGCCACCCGTACCTGGGTCAGGCCGACCGCCCGGGAGTGGGCCCTGGTGGCCGGCTGCGGTGTCGTCTGGTTCGGCCTCTACAACGTCGCGCTGAACGCCGCCGAGCAACGCCTGGACGCAGGCACCTCGGCCATGCTCGTCAACGTCGGGCCGATCCTGATCGCGCTGCTGGCCGGCGCGTTCCTCGGTGAGGGCTTCCCGCGCGGCCTGCTGCTCGGTGCCGGGGTGGCGTTCGGCGGGGTGTTGCTGATCGGCTTCGCCGGGCGCGGGGGCGCCGCCGCCGACCCGGTCGGGGTGGCCCTCTGCCTGCTGTCCGCGGCGGGCTGGGCGGTCGGCGTGACGCTGCAGAAGCCGGCGCTGCGGCGGCTGCCGGCCCTGCAGGTCACCCAGATGGCCTGCGTGGTCGGCATGCTCACGACGCTGCCGTTCGCCGGCGGTCTCGCGCACGACCTGCGCTCGGCGACGGCCGGGTCGATCGCCGGGGTGCTCTACCTCGGGCTGGTGCCGACCGCGCTGGCGTTCGGCACCTGGGCGTACGCGCTGTCCCGGATGAACGCCGGGCGCCTCGGGGTGACGACCTACCTGGTGCCGCCGCTGACGATTCTGCTGGCGTGGCCGCTGCTGTCCGAGACGCCGCACGTGCTGGCGCTGGTGGGCGGGGCGATAGCGCTGGCCGGGGTGGCGCTGGCCCGCCGCCGCTGA
- a CDS encoding alpha/beta fold hydrolase has product MSNREFTDGSEWTGMLPVEDTALAVTDTGGGGLPVVYLNGQFATQGYWRRTIAELGPGFRHITYDERARGKSKMSADYSFAAALRDVDLVLAARGVDRAVVVGWSYGAFVAAHWASRNPDRALGAVLIEGAEPYDWLDAAMERRIRKLFKRIRWLTALLRPTGLTPRMTAAQQAEINIEVGRLSRERELAPVLDDISVPTRYVIASGRSFGSKGDEQERIRASLGAVTARNPNIEISAKVSSNHGAILKKDAPAVAKAVREVAGLARHRR; this is encoded by the coding sequence ATGTCGAACAGAGAGTTCACTGACGGTTCCGAGTGGACCGGCATGCTGCCGGTCGAGGACACGGCGCTCGCTGTCACCGACACCGGTGGCGGCGGACTGCCCGTGGTCTACCTCAACGGCCAGTTCGCCACGCAGGGCTACTGGCGCAGGACCATCGCCGAACTCGGCCCCGGCTTCCGGCACATCACCTACGACGAGCGGGCTCGCGGCAAGTCGAAGATGTCGGCGGATTACTCCTTCGCTGCCGCCCTTCGCGACGTCGATCTCGTCCTCGCGGCCCGGGGCGTGGACCGGGCCGTGGTGGTGGGCTGGTCCTACGGGGCCTTCGTGGCCGCGCACTGGGCCAGCCGGAATCCGGATCGTGCCCTCGGTGCGGTCCTGATCGAGGGCGCGGAACCGTACGACTGGCTCGACGCCGCGATGGAGCGGCGGATCCGCAAGCTGTTCAAGCGGATCCGCTGGCTCACGGCGCTGCTGCGTCCGACGGGCCTGACCCCGAGGATGACCGCCGCACAGCAGGCAGAGATCAACATCGAGGTCGGCCGGCTTTCCCGCGAGCGGGAGCTGGCCCCGGTGCTGGACGACATCAGCGTCCCGACGCGGTACGTCATCGCGTCCGGCAGGTCGTTCGGCAGCAAGGGCGACGAGCAGGAACGTATCCGCGCCAGCCTCGGTGCGGTGACCGCCCGCAACCCGAACATCGAGATCAGCGCCAAGGTCTCCAGCAACCACGGCGCGATCCTCAAGAAGGACGCCCCGGCCGTTGCCAAGGCCGTCCGCGAGGTCGCCGGGCTCGCCCGCCACCGGCGGTGA
- a CDS encoding GNAT family N-acetyltransferase, producing MTVVRTMASADLTASDHTRIRALLDDAFDGDFDDQDWDHSLGGLHVLITVDGTMIAHGAVVQRRVLHQGRSYRCGYVEAVAVHPAHQRRGFGAALMAEAERIIDNGYALGALSASDEALKLYLGRGWRRWPGGTAVLAPAGVMRTAEDDDSTLVRPVAGGATLNEAALLICDWREGDVW from the coding sequence ATGACTGTTGTGCGCACCATGGCCAGCGCGGACCTGACCGCGAGTGATCACACCCGGATCCGCGCGCTGCTGGACGACGCCTTCGACGGCGATTTCGACGACCAGGACTGGGACCACTCGCTCGGCGGGCTGCACGTCCTGATCACGGTGGACGGCACGATGATCGCGCACGGCGCCGTGGTGCAGCGCCGCGTGCTGCACCAGGGCCGGTCGTACCGGTGCGGTTATGTCGAGGCGGTCGCCGTGCACCCGGCGCACCAGCGACGCGGGTTCGGCGCCGCGCTGATGGCCGAGGCCGAGCGGATCATCGACAACGGGTACGCCCTCGGTGCCCTGTCCGCCTCCGACGAGGCCCTCAAGCTCTACCTGGGTCGCGGCTGGCGGCGCTGGCCCGGCGGCACCGCCGTGCTCGCGCCGGCCGGGGTGATGCGCACCGCGGAGGACGACGACAGCACCCTGGTCCGCCCGGTGGCCGGCGGCGCGACGCTCAACGAGGCCGCGCTGCTGATCTGCGACTGGCGCGAGGGCGACGTATGGTGA